A stretch of the Solanum dulcamara chromosome 6, daSolDulc1.2, whole genome shotgun sequence genome encodes the following:
- the LOC129891378 gene encoding EIN3-binding F-box protein 1-like produces the protein MSTLVNYNGDNEFYYGGSLCSADLGLMLSLVHADVYCPVSKRARISGPFVVEERTKNPAIEKLPDECLFEIFRRLQGGRERSAAACVSKRWLMLLSNVRISEICHTNISAADGASNDTKMVSADEVLEVECDGYLTRCLEGKKATDIRLLAIAVGTSSRGGLGKLSVRGSNIVRGITNVGLSAIAHGCPSLRVLSLWNVPDVEDEGLMEIAKGCHSLEKLDLSECPSISNKGLVAIAENCPNLTSLTIESCRNIGNEGLKAIGRCCTKLESLTIKNCPLVGDQAIVSLLSSSNTMLKKVKLHLLNITDFSLAVIGHYGKAITDLNLCSLYHVTERGFWVMGTAQGLQSLASLTIALCVGVTDLSLEVVGKGCTNLKSMCLRQCWCVSDGGLVDFARAAGSLEYLLLEECHRITQRGILNAVSNCSKLKSLSLVKCVGVKDLPLQASSLSPCDSLRSLSIRSCPGFGSTSLAMVGKLCPQLHHLDLSGLTGITDAGLLPLLESSKAGLVKVNLTDCLNVTNEVVLSLARLHGETLELLNLDGCRKVTDASLVAIADSCPILNYLDVSKCSITDSGVAALSHGVQLNLQVLSLSGCSMVTNKSISSLKTLGESLIGLNLQHCNAISNSRVEALVEDLWRCDILS, from the exons ATGTCTACTCTTGTTAATTACAATG GTGATAATGAGTTCTATTATGGAGGATCACTTTGTTCAGCTGATTTGGGTCTTATGTTGTCTCTTGTTCATGCTGATGTTTACTGTCCTGTTAGTAAGAGGGCACGTATTAGTGGCCCGTTTGTTGTCGAAGAGAGGACAAAGAATCCAGCCATCGAAAAGCTTCCGGATGAATGCCTATTTGAGATCTTCAGAAGACTGCAAGGAGGCCGTGAAAGGAGTGCAGCAGCTTGTGTTTCTAAGCGTTGGCTTATGCTTTTGAGTAATGTGAGGATCTCTGAGATTTGTCATACCAATATTTCAGCTGCTGATGGGGCTTCAAATGATACGAAAATGGTCTCAGCTGATGAAGTTCTTGAAGTGGAGTGTGATGGATACCTTACTAGGTGTTTAGAAGGGAAGAAAGCTACAGATATTAGACTTCTGGCTATTGCAGTTGGAACTTCCAGCCGTGGTGGTCTTGGAAAGCTATCAGTTCGGGGGAGCAACATCGTTCGCGGTATTACTAATGTTGGTCTATCAGCAATCGCCCATGGTTGTCCTTCTCTAAGGGTTCTTTCATTGTGGAATGTTCCGGATGTCGAAGATGAAGGGCTTATGGAGATTGCAAAGGGATGTCATTCATTAGAAAAGCTAGATTTAAGTGAATGTCCCTCAATTTCCAACAAAGGTCTGGTTGCAATAGCAGAGAATTGCCCAAATTTGACTTCTTTGACAATTGAATCTTGTCGAAATATTGGAAATGAGGGTCTGAAAGCTATTGGAAGATGTTGTACCAAATTAGAGTCTCTTACTATTAAAAACTGCCCTCTTGTAGGTGATCAGGCAATTGTTAGCCTTCTGTCTTCGAGTAATACAATGTTGAAGAAAGTGAAACTTCATTTGCTAAACATTACGGATTTCTCCCTTGCTGTCATTGGTCACTATGGCAAGGCAATTACCGATCTTAATCTGTGTTCACTTTATCACGTAACTGAGAGGGGTTTTTGGGTTATGGGTACTGCTCAGGGTCTGCAATCTCTGGCTTCTTTGACAATCGCTTTGTGCGTGGGAGTCACCGATCTGAGTCTTGAAGTTGTGGGAAAGGGCTGTACAAATCTTAAAAGCATGTGCCTTCGCCAGTGTTGGTGTGTTTCTGATGGTGGACTTGTTGATTTTGCTCGAGCTGCTGGATCTCTCGAGTATCTCTTGTTGGAAGAATGCCACAGGATCACCCAAAGGGGCATTCTAAATGCAGTTTCAAATTGCAGCAAATTGAAGTCTCTTTCCCTGGTGAAGTGTGTGGGAGTCAAGGATTTGCCTCTACAAGCGTCCTCGTTGTCTCCCTGTGATTCTCTTCGATCATTGTCCATCCGAAGCTGTCCAGGATTCGGTAGCACTAGCTTAGCTATGGTGGGAAAGCTATGTCCACAGCTTCATCATTTGGATCTCAGTGGGCTTACTGGAATAACAGATGCTGGGCTTCTACCACTTTTGGAGAGCTCCAAGGCAGGACTCGTCAAGGTTAATCTTACCGACTGCCTGAACGTGACCAATGAAGTGGTGCTCTCATTAGCTAGGCTACACGGTGAGACTTTGGAATTGCTAAATCTTGATGGATGCAGGAAGGTTACTGATGCAAGCTTGGTGGCAATTGCTGATAGTTGTCCGATACTCAACTATCTTGATGTTTCTAAGTGTTCAATAACTGATTCGGGTGTAGCTGCTTTATCCCATGGAGTGCAATTGAATTTGCAGGTTCTTTCATTATCAGGTTGCTCCATGGTAACAAACAAGAGCATTTCGTCTCTTAAAACGTTGGGTGAGAGCTTAATTGGTTTGAATCTCCAGCACTGCAACGCTATCAGTAACAGCAGAGTTGAGGCTCTTGTTGAGGACTTGTGGAGATGTGATATCCTCTCCTAA